In Yersinia enterocolitica subsp. enterocolitica, one DNA window encodes the following:
- a CDS encoding MFS transporter: protein MQTSFSPATRLGRRALLFPLCLVLFEFAAYIANDMIQPGMLAVVADFNASIEWVPTSMTAYLAGGMFLQWLLGPLSDRRGRRPVMLVGVAFFVVTCLAILLVTSIEQFIAMRFLQGIGLCFIGAVGYATIQESFEEAVCIKITALMANVALIAPLLGPLAGAALIHVAPWQFMFVIFAALGAISFVGLWRAMPETASRQGEKLSVGAMWHDYKQVLTNRRFLCGSLALGFASLPLLTWIAQSPVILISGEQLSTVEYGILQVPIFGALIIGNLTLAKLSGKTSVPQLIRYGAGPMIMGLIIAAGSTLYSSHAYLWMTAGLSLYAFGIGLANAGLVRLTLFSSDISKGTVSAAMGMISMMVFTLGIEFAKVAYLWGNSGIFNLFNLISGLLWLGLVIIFIRRQPETLATE, encoded by the coding sequence ATGCAAACTTCATTCTCACCCGCGACGCGTTTAGGTCGACGGGCGCTTTTATTTCCCTTGTGCCTGGTATTATTCGAATTTGCCGCATATATCGCCAACGATATGATTCAGCCCGGCATGCTGGCGGTTGTCGCCGATTTTAATGCCAGTATTGAGTGGGTTCCGACATCAATGACGGCCTATCTGGCTGGCGGAATGTTCCTGCAATGGTTGCTTGGGCCGTTATCAGATCGTCGTGGCCGTCGCCCAGTGATGCTGGTTGGTGTCGCATTCTTCGTGGTGACCTGTCTTGCCATATTATTGGTCACGTCGATTGAACAGTTTATCGCCATGCGCTTCCTGCAAGGGATTGGTTTGTGCTTTATCGGCGCAGTCGGTTACGCCACTATTCAGGAATCCTTTGAAGAAGCGGTCTGTATCAAAATTACCGCACTGATGGCTAATGTGGCACTAATTGCCCCGTTACTCGGGCCATTGGCGGGTGCCGCCTTGATCCATGTCGCCCCGTGGCAGTTCATGTTTGTGATATTTGCGGCGCTCGGCGCAATTTCATTTGTGGGGTTGTGGCGCGCGATGCCAGAAACCGCCTCACGCCAAGGGGAAAAGCTGTCGGTAGGAGCGATGTGGCACGATTATAAACAAGTGCTGACCAATCGCCGTTTCCTGTGCGGCTCCCTCGCATTGGGCTTCGCCAGCTTGCCTCTATTGACTTGGATTGCCCAGTCCCCAGTGATTCTGATCAGCGGTGAGCAACTCTCAACCGTGGAATATGGCATTTTGCAGGTACCCATTTTCGGCGCACTGATTATCGGCAACCTGACATTAGCGAAATTGAGCGGTAAAACCAGCGTTCCGCAACTTATCCGCTATGGTGCCGGCCCGATGATTATGGGTCTAATAATTGCCGCTGGCTCGACCCTCTATTCATCCCATGCTTATTTGTGGATGACTGCCGGGTTAAGTCTCTATGCCTTTGGTATTGGCCTGGCGAACGCCGGTTTAGTACGACTGACGCTGTTCTCCAGCGATATCAGTAAAGGGACAGTGTCAGCTGCCATGGGGATGATCAGTATGATGGTCTTCACCTTGGGGATTGAATTTGCCAAAGTGGCTTATCTGTGGGGAAACAGCGGTATTTTCAATCTGTTCAATCTCATCAGCGGCTTGCTGTGGCTGGGCTTGGTGATAATTTTTATTCGCCGCCAGCCGGAAACCCTGGCTACTGAGTAA
- a CDS encoding type II toxin-antitoxin system HipA family toxin: MPQQVERVEGLALFLGEVRIGVLVHYTGGRNALSFDPDYIAMPDKHRPTFTLTQQIDSGYLSRTQINKQKLPPVLSNLLPEGALRQMMVGQLKIHEDNEFPLLARAGDNLAGALIAHPLTKGDIPQWALSAHEKIEAVQINAKNIADKFSLAGVQLKFSSNYRNGRFIITTDVGDDSWIVKVPSTIHKNVPENEYSAMRLAQAIGVNIPDIILAPREQIDHLPDIQLPPGEHIYLIRRFDRKGNGRVHTEDFAQIFNRYPDKKYQGNNYEQIASILHDNAGGLADIQQMARRLLANIMLANGDAHLKNWTVIYPDGCHAKLSPAYDIVFTKAYIPNESELALKMAREKNWYSMSFATFKIWSERIGVSYPAIKAHLEEAIEIARRDWPEMLTKLPMNEDHKMMLCMHWSQLHADFRL, translated from the coding sequence ATGCCCCAACAGGTTGAAAGAGTCGAAGGGCTGGCACTATTTCTGGGAGAGGTTCGCATTGGTGTGTTGGTGCATTATACCGGTGGTCGGAATGCTCTCTCGTTCGATCCTGACTATATCGCTATGCCAGATAAACACCGACCAACTTTCACCTTAACCCAACAAATTGATTCGGGTTATCTGAGTAGGACGCAGATTAATAAACAAAAATTACCACCGGTATTATCTAATTTGCTACCCGAAGGGGCGCTACGGCAGATGATGGTGGGACAACTAAAAATTCATGAAGATAATGAGTTTCCGTTGTTGGCTCGTGCTGGTGATAACCTGGCTGGTGCGTTGATAGCTCACCCACTGACCAAAGGCGATATCCCGCAATGGGCGCTTTCAGCTCATGAGAAAATAGAAGCAGTACAAATAAATGCAAAAAATATTGCAGATAAATTTTCATTGGCTGGTGTGCAACTTAAATTTTCATCCAACTATAGGAATGGCCGTTTCATCATAACTACTGATGTGGGCGACGATAGCTGGATAGTAAAAGTCCCATCGACAATACATAAAAATGTACCCGAGAATGAATATTCTGCGATGCGTCTGGCACAAGCTATTGGCGTGAATATACCTGATATTATATTGGCACCCAGAGAGCAAATTGATCATTTGCCTGACATTCAATTACCTCCAGGTGAGCATATTTATTTGATCCGACGTTTTGATCGTAAAGGGAATGGGCGAGTACACACTGAGGACTTTGCACAAATATTTAATCGGTATCCGGACAAAAAATACCAAGGTAATAATTACGAACAAATTGCCAGTATTTTGCATGATAATGCTGGTGGATTGGCTGACATTCAACAGATGGCCCGCCGTTTGTTGGCTAATATCATGTTAGCTAATGGTGATGCCCATCTTAAGAATTGGACCGTCATCTACCCTGATGGTTGCCACGCAAAACTTTCACCAGCTTATGATATTGTTTTTACCAAAGCCTATATACCGAATGAGTCTGAGTTAGCATTGAAGATGGCGAGAGAAAAAAATTGGTATTCAATGAGTTTTGCAACATTCAAAATATGGAGTGAGCGTATCGGTGTATCTTACCCTGCTATAAAAGCACATCTGGAAGAGGCTATTGAAATTGCTCGTCGCGACTGGCCAGAGATGTTGACGAAATTACCGATGAATGAAGATCATAAGATGATGCTTTGCATGCATTGGTCGCAGTTACACGCTGATTTCCGGTTATAA
- a CDS encoding helix-turn-helix domain-containing protein, whose translation MRTLTDVAEEIKSIRQQQKLKQSDMRLVNGMTQQQVSKFEKGGDINLSTLLRILDGFNLEMVFVTRDQARELRQRLNSANMVETEDNSEHSSPWQQKYRHLED comes from the coding sequence ATGAGAACACTGACAGATGTTGCAGAAGAAATAAAAAGTATCCGCCAGCAGCAGAAACTTAAACAATCTGATATGCGTCTGGTTAATGGGATGACGCAACAGCAGGTTTCCAAGTTCGAAAAAGGAGGAGATATCAATCTTTCAACCCTGCTGCGTATTCTGGATGGCTTTAATTTGGAAATGGTATTTGTGACGCGCGATCAGGCTCGGGAATTGCGTCAGAGATTGAACTCGGCAAACATGGTAGAGACTGAAGATAACAGCGAGCATAGCAGCCCATGGCAGCAGAAATATAGACACTTGGAGGATTGA